A region from the Pseudomonas sp. P8_229 genome encodes:
- a CDS encoding putative porin: MRLASTKTAAALCGGLLLAMSVPASAAVDAKLLDMLKANGSISQAQYVELQTELAKDQKAQQIAQQAQQETNEQIAATAKKTNELSSFDQKLAWAAKTQFKGDVRFRQETVKNDGVPNSKDQDRQRIRARLGAYTEINPQVDTGIRIATGSSDDARSTNQDLNNYFDKKQIWLDQGYVDYHPDAIKNLHLIAGKMNQPWVSMGDIIWDSDINPEGLAVTYKYPLSGSTELFGSAGHYTLKDNVDGEGVQFKHDLRLYAGQLGGRFALTDSLKLTLGGSLYSYDNDKDSACPTTGTVTAPCALAVNGNSPNETFKLYEGFGQLDVANLPVPLSIYGQYVNNKDASNDQDTGWLAGVKTKVYGFGIDYNYRDVQRNAVVGAFTDSDFANGYTGSRGSKLKVSYELDKNFTLGATYFMANSDYTNASLKKTDSDINTLQLDAEAKF, encoded by the coding sequence ATGCGTCTTGCTTCCACGAAAACTGCGGCGGCCCTGTGCGGTGGCCTGTTGCTGGCCATGAGCGTTCCGGCCAGTGCTGCAGTCGACGCCAAACTGCTCGACATGCTCAAGGCTAACGGTTCCATTTCCCAGGCGCAGTACGTTGAACTGCAAACTGAACTGGCCAAGGATCAGAAGGCTCAGCAAATCGCGCAGCAGGCGCAGCAAGAGACCAACGAGCAAATCGCGGCAACCGCGAAGAAAACCAATGAGCTGAGTTCCTTCGACCAGAAACTCGCCTGGGCTGCCAAGACCCAGTTCAAGGGTGACGTGCGTTTCCGTCAGGAGACCGTCAAGAACGATGGCGTGCCGAACAGCAAGGACCAGGACCGTCAGCGCATTCGTGCCCGTCTGGGTGCCTACACCGAAATCAACCCGCAGGTGGACACCGGTATCCGTATCGCCACCGGCAGCAGCGACGACGCCCGCTCCACCAACCAGGACCTGAACAACTACTTCGACAAGAAGCAGATCTGGCTCGACCAGGGTTACGTCGACTATCACCCTGACGCGATCAAGAACCTGCACCTGATCGCCGGTAAAATGAACCAGCCGTGGGTCAGCATGGGCGACATCATCTGGGACAGCGACATCAACCCGGAAGGTCTGGCCGTCACCTACAAGTACCCGCTGAGCGGCAGCACCGAGCTGTTCGGCAGCGCCGGTCACTACACCCTCAAGGACAACGTCGACGGCGAAGGCGTGCAGTTCAAGCACGACCTGCGTCTGTACGCCGGCCAGTTGGGCGGTCGCTTCGCCCTGACCGACAGCCTGAAACTGACCCTGGGCGGCAGCCTCTATTCCTACGACAACGACAAGGACAGCGCCTGCCCGACCACCGGCACCGTGACTGCGCCATGCGCCTTGGCCGTCAACGGCAACAGCCCGAACGAAACCTTCAAACTGTATGAAGGCTTTGGTCAGCTGGACGTCGCCAACCTGCCAGTACCCCTGTCGATCTACGGTCAGTACGTCAACAACAAAGACGCCAGCAACGACCAGGACACCGGCTGGCTGGCCGGCGTCAAGACCAAGGTTTATGGCTTCGGGATCGACTACAACTACCGCGACGTGCAGCGTAACGCGGTGGTCGGTGCCTTCACCGACTCCGACTTCGCCAACGGCTACACCGGTTCGCGCGGCAGCAAGCTGAAAGTCAGCTACGAGCTGGACAAGAACTTCACGCTGGGCGCCACCTACTTCATGGCGAACTCGGACTACACCAATGCCAGCCTGAAGAAGACCGACTCCGACATCAACACCCTGCAACTGGATGCGGAAGCGAAGTTCTAA
- the aqpZ gene encoding aquaporin Z gives MSLLKRSVTELLGTFWLVLGGCGSAVIAASSPLGIGVLGVALAFGLTVLTMAFAIGHISGCHLNPAVSVGLVVGGRFPAKELPAYIIAQVLGAILAAALIAHIASGKEGFDIAAGLASNGYGEHSPGKYSMAAGFVTELVMTGMFVIIILGATDKRAPAGLAPIAIGLGLTLIHLISIPVTNTSVNPARSTGPALMVGGWAIAQLWMFWVAPLLGAVVGGTIYRWLGKDES, from the coding sequence ATGTCTCTGCTCAAACGTTCAGTCACTGAGTTGTTGGGTACGTTCTGGTTGGTTTTGGGTGGTTGTGGCAGTGCGGTGATCGCCGCGTCTTCGCCTCTGGGCATCGGGGTGCTGGGGGTGGCCCTGGCGTTTGGCCTGACGGTGCTGACCATGGCGTTCGCCATTGGCCACATCAGCGGCTGTCATCTGAACCCGGCCGTTTCGGTGGGTCTGGTCGTCGGCGGTCGGTTCCCGGCCAAAGAGTTGCCCGCCTACATCATCGCGCAAGTGCTCGGTGCGATTCTCGCGGCGGCGCTGATCGCTCACATTGCCAGCGGCAAGGAGGGCTTCGACATCGCTGCGGGCCTTGCGTCCAACGGTTACGGCGAACACTCTCCGGGCAAATACTCGATGGCCGCAGGTTTTGTCACCGAACTGGTGATGACCGGGATGTTCGTGATCATCATCCTCGGCGCCACCGACAAGCGTGCCCCGGCGGGACTCGCACCGATTGCCATTGGCCTGGGCCTGACACTGATTCACCTGATCTCGATTCCGGTCACCAACACCTCGGTCAACCCGGCGCGCAGCACCGGCCCGGCGCTGATGGTCGGCGGCTGGGCGATCGCGCAGTTGTGGATGTTCTGGGTAGCGCCACTGCTGGGCGCGGTGGTGGGCGGGACGATTTATCGCTGGCTGGGTAAAGACGAATCTTGA
- a CDS encoding CaiB/BaiF CoA-transferase family protein: MSAPLASLKILDFSTLLPGPFASLLLADMGAEVLRIESPTRMDLLRVLPPHDQGMSASHAYLNRNKRSLALDLKQPEALEVLRPLLTEYDIVLEQFRPGVMERLGLGYEALKAINPKLIYVSITGYGQTGPYKDRAGHDINYLALAGLAGYTGRADSGPLPLGMQVADVAGGSLHGVIGLLAAVIARQQSGQGTHLDVSMTDCVFSLNAMAGAGYLACGEEPHWEDQMLNGGSFYDYYRSRDGRWLSVGSLEPGFMQQLCTALGRPELAAQGLSSKPEQQRLLKDALKVEFEKHDFAELCELFAGVDACVEPVLNLSEAVQHPQLQARELVTQVPRGDGSSQAQIACPLKFSEALPAPRHVGAALGQHTEQVLGELGFGSERIAQLRAAKVIL, translated from the coding sequence ATGTCCGCGCCGTTGGCTTCGCTGAAGATTCTGGATTTCTCGACCCTGCTGCCAGGGCCGTTCGCCTCACTGTTGTTGGCGGACATGGGCGCCGAGGTGCTGCGTATCGAATCGCCGACGCGCATGGACCTGTTGCGGGTGCTGCCGCCGCATGATCAGGGGATGTCGGCCAGTCATGCTTACCTGAACCGCAACAAGCGCAGCCTCGCGCTGGATCTCAAACAGCCTGAAGCACTGGAAGTGCTCAGGCCGTTACTGACCGAATACGACATCGTTCTGGAGCAGTTCCGTCCCGGTGTGATGGAGCGACTGGGCCTGGGGTATGAGGCGCTGAAGGCGATCAACCCGAAGCTGATTTACGTGTCGATCACCGGGTACGGCCAGACCGGGCCGTACAAGGATCGCGCCGGGCATGACATCAACTACCTCGCACTGGCCGGGCTTGCCGGTTACACCGGCCGTGCCGACAGCGGCCCGCTGCCGCTGGGCATGCAGGTGGCGGATGTGGCGGGCGGCTCGCTGCACGGGGTCATCGGCTTGCTGGCGGCGGTGATTGCCCGTCAGCAGAGCGGGCAGGGCACCCACTTGGATGTGAGCATGACCGATTGTGTTTTCAGCCTGAACGCCATGGCCGGTGCCGGGTATCTGGCCTGTGGTGAGGAGCCGCACTGGGAGGACCAGATGCTCAATGGCGGCAGCTTCTATGACTACTACCGCTCTCGCGACGGGCGCTGGCTGTCGGTGGGTAGTCTGGAGCCTGGGTTCATGCAGCAACTGTGCACGGCGTTGGGCCGGCCGGAGTTGGCGGCGCAGGGCTTGTCGTCGAAACCCGAGCAGCAAAGGTTATTGAAGGACGCGCTGAAAGTTGAATTCGAGAAACACGACTTTGCCGAGCTGTGTGAATTGTTCGCCGGGGTCGATGCCTGTGTCGAACCGGTATTGAACCTGAGCGAGGCGGTGCAGCATCCACAGTTGCAGGCGCGGGAACTGGTGACACAGGTGCCGCGTGGGGATGGTTCCAGTCAGGCGCAGATCGCCTGTCCGTTGAAATTTTCCGAGGCGCTGCCGGCGCCACGGCATGTTGGCGCGGCGTTGGGGCAGCATACGGAGCAGGTGTTGGGGGAGTTGGGCTTTGGATCTGAGCGAATTGCTCAATTGCGTGCGGCCAAGGTCATTCTCTAG
- a CDS encoding Yip1 family protein, whose protein sequence is MIHHVVGLFTHPDQEWKEIRGDQEESISHMYLTHTLILAAIPAISAFIGTTQVGWVIGNRAPVMLTVESAIWMTVMSYLAMLGGVAVMGAFVHWMARTYDANPSLARCVAFATYTATPLFVGGLAALYPHMWLGMIVGTAAICYTVYLLYVGLPTFMNIPSDEGFLFSSSVLAVGLVVLVAIMAFTVIVWGLGVGPVYTN, encoded by the coding sequence ATGATCCATCACGTAGTGGGACTTTTTACCCACCCCGATCAGGAATGGAAGGAAATCCGTGGCGACCAAGAGGAAAGCATCAGCCACATGTACCTGACGCACACGCTGATCCTGGCGGCGATTCCGGCCATTTCGGCGTTTATCGGCACCACTCAGGTCGGCTGGGTGATCGGCAACCGCGCCCCGGTGATGCTCACCGTGGAAAGCGCCATCTGGATGACCGTCATGTCGTACCTGGCGATGCTTGGCGGGGTCGCGGTCATGGGCGCTTTCGTGCACTGGATGGCCCGCACCTATGACGCCAACCCGAGCCTGGCCCGTTGCGTGGCGTTCGCCACCTATACCGCGACGCCACTGTTCGTTGGCGGGTTGGCGGCGCTGTACCCGCACATGTGGCTGGGGATGATCGTCGGCACGGCGGCCATCTGCTACACGGTCTATCTGCTATACGTCGGGCTACCGACGTTCATGAACATTCCATCGGACGAAGGTTTTCTGTTCTCCAGCTCAGTGCTGGCGGTGGGTCTGGTGGTGCTGGTGGCCATCATGGCGTTCACCGTGATTGTCTGGGGCCTCGGCGTGGGGCCGGTGTATACCAACTGA
- a CDS encoding anti-sigma factor family protein, with amino-acid sequence MLTCKEQVARSSDYLDGQLSFREKLMVRHHLMFCPNCRRFIRQMRLMQATLKAMPQKPEEGVDALAERLAEQRRNDRS; translated from the coding sequence ATGCTGACCTGTAAAGAGCAAGTGGCGCGCTCAAGCGATTATCTCGATGGCCAGTTGAGCTTTCGCGAGAAACTGATGGTGCGTCATCACCTGATGTTCTGCCCCAACTGTCGGCGTTTCATTCGTCAGATGCGTTTGATGCAGGCCACGCTGAAGGCGATGCCGCAGAAACCCGAAGAGGGCGTGGATGCGCTGGCCGAACGCCTGGCCGAGCAACGGCGCAACGACCGTTCCTGA
- a CDS encoding beta-ketoacyl-ACP synthase III, giving the protein MHNVVISGTGLYTPANSISNEELVQSFNSYVAQFNADNAEAIASGEIQALTESSAAFIEKASGIKSRFVMDKDGILDPQRMAPRLPERSNDEWSVLCQMAIGAAEQALQRAGKTAADIDGVIVACSNLQRAYPAIAIEVQEALGIQGFGFDMNVACSSATFGIQAAANSVQLGQARAILMVNPEVCTGHLNFRDRDSHFIFGDAATAVIIERADLATSKYQFDVVSTKLLTKFSNNIRNNFGFLNRAAEEGVGARDKLFVQEGRKVFKDVCPMVAELIGEHLEENKLNVGDVKRFWLHQANLSMNHLIVRKLLGREATEEEAPVILDTYANTSSAGSVIAFHKNQDDLAAGSVAVLSSFGAGYSIGSVILRKR; this is encoded by the coding sequence ATGCATAACGTCGTCATCAGCGGCACCGGCCTGTACACCCCGGCCAACAGCATTTCCAACGAAGAGCTGGTGCAGTCTTTCAATAGCTACGTCGCGCAGTTCAACGCCGACAACGCCGAAGCCATCGCCAGTGGTGAAATCCAGGCGCTGACCGAATCCAGCGCCGCGTTCATCGAGAAAGCCTCGGGCATCAAGAGCCGCTTTGTCATGGACAAGGACGGCATTCTCGACCCGCAACGCATGGCCCCGCGTCTGCCGGAGCGCTCCAACGACGAATGGTCGGTACTCTGCCAGATGGCCATTGGCGCCGCCGAACAGGCTTTGCAGCGCGCAGGCAAGACGGCCGCCGACATCGACGGCGTGATCGTTGCCTGCTCCAACCTGCAGCGCGCCTATCCGGCCATCGCCATTGAAGTCCAGGAAGCACTGGGCATTCAGGGTTTCGGTTTCGACATGAACGTGGCCTGCTCCTCGGCGACCTTCGGCATTCAGGCCGCGGCCAACAGCGTGCAACTGGGCCAGGCCCGGGCGATCCTGATGGTCAACCCGGAAGTCTGCACCGGTCACCTGAACTTCCGTGACCGCGACAGCCACTTCATCTTCGGTGACGCGGCAACGGCGGTGATCATCGAGCGCGCCGACCTCGCGACGTCCAAGTACCAGTTCGACGTGGTCAGCACCAAACTGCTGACCAAGTTCTCCAACAACATTCGCAACAACTTCGGCTTCCTCAACCGTGCCGCAGAAGAGGGCGTCGGTGCCCGCGACAAACTGTTCGTGCAGGAAGGCCGCAAGGTGTTCAAGGACGTCTGCCCGATGGTCGCCGAGCTGATCGGTGAGCACCTTGAAGAAAACAAACTCAACGTCGGCGACGTCAAGCGTTTCTGGCTGCACCAGGCCAACCTGAGCATGAACCACCTGATCGTGCGCAAGCTGCTGGGCCGCGAAGCGACTGAAGAAGAAGCGCCGGTGATTCTCGACACCTACGCCAACACCAGCTCTGCAGGTTCGGTGATTGCTTTCCACAAGAATCAGGATGACCTGGCCGCCGGTTCGGTGGCCGTGCTGAGCTCGTTCGGCGCCGGCTACTCGATCGGCAGCGTGATTCTGCGCAAGCGCTGA
- the ttcA gene encoding tRNA 2-thiocytidine(32) synthetase TtcA: MGTLTVNQNKLQKRLRRLAGEAVADFNMIEDGDKVMVCLSGGKDSYTMLDVLLHLQKVAPIKFEIVAVNMDQKQPGFPEHVLPAYLKELGVEYHIVEKDTYSVVKELIPEGKTTCSLCSRLRRGTLYTFADEIGATKMALGHHRDDIVETFFLNMFFNGSLKAMPPKLRADDGRNVVIRPLAYCNEKDIQAYSDFKEFPIIPCNLCGSQENLQRQVVKEMLQDWDRKTPGRTESIFRSLQNVIPSQLADRNLFDFTNLKIDETAASRFVNVVNL, from the coding sequence ATGGGCACTCTTACGGTCAACCAGAACAAACTGCAAAAGCGCCTGCGCCGCCTGGCCGGCGAAGCGGTCGCCGACTTCAACATGATTGAAGATGGCGACAAGGTCATGGTCTGCCTGTCCGGGGGCAAGGACAGCTACACCATGCTCGACGTGTTGCTGCACCTGCAGAAGGTTGCCCCGATCAAGTTCGAGATCGTCGCCGTGAACATGGACCAGAAGCAGCCGGGCTTCCCCGAGCACGTGCTGCCGGCCTACCTGAAAGAGCTGGGCGTGGAGTACCACATCGTCGAGAAAGACACCTACTCGGTGGTCAAGGAACTGATCCCGGAAGGCAAGACCACCTGTTCGCTGTGCTCGCGCCTGCGTCGCGGCACGCTGTACACGTTTGCTGATGAAATCGGCGCGACGAAAATGGCCCTCGGTCACCATCGCGACGACATCGTCGAGACGTTCTTCCTCAATATGTTCTTCAACGGCTCGCTCAAGGCGATGCCGCCGAAACTGCGCGCCGATGACGGCCGCAATGTGGTGATCCGCCCGCTGGCGTACTGCAACGAGAAGGACATTCAGGCCTACTCGGATTTCAAGGAATTCCCGATCATCCCGTGCAACCTCTGCGGTTCGCAGGAAAACCTGCAGCGTCAGGTGGTCAAGGAAATGCTCCAGGACTGGGATCGCAAGACCCCGGGCCGAACCGAAAGCATCTTTCGCAGTCTGCAGAACGTGATTCCGTCGCAACTGGCCGACCGCAACCTGTTCGACTTCACCAACCTGAAGATCGACGAGACGGCGGCTTCGCGCTTCGTTAACGTCGTAAACCTGTAA
- a CDS encoding GNAT family N-acetyltransferase, whose protein sequence is MPLQRLQNLSEIAPTTWDALVPENQPFLRHAFLSALEDSGSVGPHTGWQPEHLLHVEDDRLIAALPSYRKWHSYGEYVFDHGWADACARAGIDYYPKLLTAVPFSPVSGPRLLAARVEDGFELLKSLPGYLEIEGLSSAHINFTDPFTDAAMAEQPGWLQRVGCQYHWQNRGYRDFQDFLDVLSSRKRKQMRKEREQVAGQGFEFEWLQGRELDQAQWDFVYACYANTYAVRRQTPYLTREFFSLLAERMPESIRVVFARQGSRPVAMAFSLVGGDSFYGRYWGCLAEFDRLHFETCFYQGMDYAIAQGYQRFDAGAQGEHKLIRGFEPVITHSWHYLRHPGLKAAVKDFLQQEHAGVLAYAEEARTALPYRQT, encoded by the coding sequence ATGCCGTTGCAACGTCTGCAAAACCTGTCAGAAATCGCCCCGACGACATGGGATGCGCTGGTGCCCGAGAACCAGCCGTTTCTGCGCCATGCGTTCCTCAGCGCACTGGAAGACAGCGGCAGCGTCGGCCCCCATACCGGCTGGCAACCCGAGCATCTGCTGCACGTTGAAGACGATCGGCTGATCGCGGCGCTGCCCAGTTATCGCAAGTGGCATTCCTACGGCGAGTACGTGTTCGATCACGGCTGGGCCGATGCCTGTGCCCGCGCCGGCATCGATTACTATCCCAAGCTGCTGACGGCGGTGCCGTTCAGTCCGGTCAGCGGGCCACGCTTGCTGGCCGCCCGGGTCGAGGACGGTTTCGAGCTGCTCAAGAGCCTACCGGGTTATCTGGAAATCGAAGGGCTTTCCAGCGCGCACATCAACTTCACCGACCCGTTCACCGATGCCGCGATGGCCGAGCAGCCGGGCTGGCTACAGCGCGTTGGTTGTCAGTATCACTGGCAGAATCGCGGTTACCGGGACTTCCAGGATTTTCTCGACGTGCTCAGTTCGCGCAAGCGTAAGCAGATGCGTAAAGAACGCGAGCAAGTGGCGGGGCAGGGCTTCGAGTTCGAATGGCTGCAGGGGCGCGAGCTGGACCAGGCGCAGTGGGATTTCGTCTATGCCTGTTACGCCAACACCTACGCGGTGCGTCGGCAGACGCCGTACCTTACGCGCGAGTTTTTCAGCTTGCTGGCGGAGCGGATGCCGGAGTCGATTCGCGTGGTCTTCGCCAGGCAGGGTTCACGACCGGTGGCGATGGCCTTCAGTCTGGTCGGCGGCGACAGTTTCTACGGACGTTATTGGGGATGTCTGGCCGAGTTTGACCGGCTGCACTTCGAGACGTGTTTCTATCAGGGCATGGACTATGCGATTGCCCAAGGGTATCAGCGCTTTGATGCGGGTGCTCAGGGCGAGCACAAACTGATTCGGGGTTTTGAACCGGTGATCACCCATTCGTGGCACTACCTGCGTCATCCGGGATTGAAGGCTGCGGTCAAAGACTTCCTGCAACAAGAACACGCCGGCGTATTGGCCTACGCCGAGGAAGCCAGAACAGCCTTGCCCTACCGGCAAACATAG
- a CDS encoding RNA polymerase sigma factor, with protein sequence MAATDDTQLLERLLAGEQKAFKELVSTYQSAMRAVAYAIVGQRHVEEVVQDAWLSVVRHIGGFEGRSSLKTWLLTITANSAKSRYKQNRREVLMDDLPSPHGTIDDDRFSPGDGHWLVAPFAWHQDTPEALLTESELRDCLEHTLLSLSELQSSVLLLRERQGLELEEICNLLEISLSNVRVLLHRARLKVFATVEHFEETGEC encoded by the coding sequence ATGGCCGCAACGGACGACACCCAACTGCTCGAACGGCTGTTGGCCGGTGAGCAAAAAGCTTTCAAGGAACTGGTCAGCACCTACCAGAGCGCCATGCGCGCCGTGGCGTATGCCATCGTCGGCCAGCGCCATGTCGAAGAAGTGGTGCAGGACGCCTGGCTGTCAGTGGTACGCCATATCGGCGGCTTCGAGGGCCGTTCCAGCCTCAAGACCTGGCTGCTGACCATCACCGCCAACTCGGCCAAGAGCCGCTACAAACAGAACCGCCGCGAAGTGTTGATGGATGACCTGCCATCGCCGCACGGCACCATCGATGACGATCGCTTTTCCCCCGGTGACGGCCATTGGCTGGTGGCGCCGTTTGCCTGGCACCAGGACACGCCGGAAGCCTTGCTGACCGAAAGCGAGTTGCGCGACTGCCTGGAACACACCTTGCTCAGCCTGTCGGAACTGCAAAGCAGCGTCTTGCTGCTGCGCGAGCGTCAGGGGCTGGAGCTGGAAGAGATCTGTAATCTTCTGGAGATCTCGCTCTCCAATGTCCGTGTGCTGCTGCATCGTGCGCGGCTGAAAGTCTTCGCCACGGTGGAGCATTTTGAGGAGACCGGCGAATGCTGA
- a CDS encoding DNA-3-methyladenine glycosylase I produces the protein MRDYKWLHEYCLNRFGSAAELEAHLPVPKTPAQLRKISDDRYLSTMALRVFRAGLKHSLVDAKWPAFEEVFFKFDPEKVVLMSAEHLERLMQDARIIRHLGKLKSVPRNAQFILDVEKEKGSFGALIADWPVTDIVGLWTYLKKHGHQLGGLSAPRFLRMVGKDTFVPSYDVVAALNAQKIVDKAPTSLRDLAIVQNAFNQWHEQSGGRPMSQISMMLAYTVNH, from the coding sequence ATGCGCGATTACAAGTGGCTGCACGAATATTGTCTGAACCGCTTCGGTTCGGCGGCTGAACTGGAAGCCCATCTGCCCGTCCCCAAGACCCCGGCGCAATTGCGCAAGATCAGCGACGACCGTTATCTCTCGACCATGGCCCTGCGCGTGTTCCGCGCCGGGCTCAAGCACAGTCTGGTGGACGCCAAGTGGCCGGCCTTCGAAGAGGTGTTCTTCAAGTTCGACCCGGAAAAAGTCGTGCTGATGAGCGCCGAGCACCTCGAACGCCTGATGCAGGATGCGCGAATCATCCGCCATTTGGGCAAGCTCAAAAGCGTGCCGCGCAATGCGCAGTTCATCCTCGACGTGGAAAAAGAGAAGGGTAGTTTTGGCGCGTTGATCGCCGACTGGCCGGTGACTGATATCGTCGGTCTGTGGACCTACCTGAAAAAGCACGGGCATCAGTTGGGCGGGTTGTCGGCGCCACGCTTCCTGCGCATGGTCGGCAAGGATACGTTCGTGCCGAGTTATGACGTGGTCGCGGCGCTGAATGCGCAGAAGATTGTCGACAAGGCACCGACCAGCCTGCGCGATCTGGCGATTGTGCAGAATGCGTTCAACCAGTGGCATGAACAGAGTGGCGGGCGGCCGATGAGCCAGATTTCGATGATGTTGGCTTACACCGTCAACCATTAA
- a CDS encoding SprT family zinc-dependent metalloprotease has product MPEQLNTRVEDCYQLAESFFKRHFQRPVVSLKLRGQKAGVAHLHENLLRFNPQLYRENTEHFLKQTVAHEVAHLIAHQLFGDRIQPHGEEWQLIMRGVYELPPDRCHTYAIKRRSVTRYIYKCPCADSDFPFSAQRHSLVRQGRRYLCRRCRNTLVFSGEMRVE; this is encoded by the coding sequence ATGCCCGAGCAACTCAATACCCGCGTCGAAGACTGTTACCAACTCGCAGAATCCTTTTTCAAACGTCATTTCCAACGCCCCGTCGTCAGCCTCAAGCTGCGCGGGCAAAAAGCCGGTGTCGCGCATCTGCACGAGAACCTGCTGCGCTTCAACCCGCAGCTGTACCGGGAAAACACCGAACATTTCCTCAAACAGACCGTGGCCCACGAAGTCGCGCACCTGATCGCCCATCAATTGTTCGGCGACCGCATCCAGCCGCACGGCGAGGAGTGGCAACTGATCATGCGCGGGGTCTACGAATTGCCGCCGGATCGCTGCCACACCTATGCAATCAAACGCCGCAGCGTGACGCGCTACATCTACAAATGCCCGTGCGCCGACAGTGATTTTCCGTTTTCGGCGCAGCGCCATAGCCTGGTAAGGCAGGGGCGGCGGTATTTGTGCCGCAGATGCCGCAATACCTTGGTTTTCAGTGGTGAGATGCGGGTGGAATAG